A part of Aegilops tauschii subsp. strangulata cultivar AL8/78 chromosome 2, Aet v6.0, whole genome shotgun sequence genomic DNA contains:
- the LOC109778509 gene encoding putative disease resistance protein RGA1: MAQALVQRACAKLRSALGDEAVVRLNFPADLRDMLEALEAIQPVLDEAEMRLLRDEWVARWLQRALSVAYKTIDIVDDLQDLRSQAAATMTRMLPRLAIIKNAMAIQVQQTKQLVMSLQEESEYIRERTTIFQEIIAKRETGPVLEEAMILGRGPDKERIIAALLSTEPNIMQEHITILPIFGLAGIGKTTLAQMVFNDTHSLHGYDFRVWVHVSPQFDFHTIGKSIICNVSGRGKEDINYASSDMEGMESIMKRLHMLLDGKEVLLVLDDLWEEDPIQLQLLKSMLIFLGDKMDVIVTTCNQAIARKIWTVEPYKLNPLSDETCWEIIKKSIRSEAGEEELEKIGRKIASKCLGLPSAARKYARMLDSSRDAITWRETMETNIWSIIMNYKSTTFELSYRSMPPDLRLYFAYCCQIFPSGQSIVKDDLVHQWIALQLVEPSEILSATQIAEEHISRLQDLSFLQTAELDHASGKNDKGAILFTMHNLLHGIATTFLRNDSYSLPTNPQRKLHEDYQQFLRALRCVGCSKVEFKDDSFSRKKSLRVLELIGSSVRKLPDSICQLSHLGYLKISEFTGLITLPESFGHLKNLFHIDLSGCSDLLNLPESFGKLICLVHVNLSGCYGLLNLPESVGKLVNLVHINLSSCSRLANLPESFGDLLNLSHVNLSRCHGLAELPEPLQKLGKLIHLDLSFWSCFEGIGERLGRLIHLEHLNVSHPCCHLPQHRSHLQGLKDGLCKLTNLRYLNLSACLNPIFYYHGESQEDNLKYLGECVSGLSSLEHLDLSHHTFLFGLPASLGDLNHLHTLDLSGCIRLKKVGEMKPLKVIDLRKCRGLESCQFVVHIVDDENAYSSSNIVQLEVVSCQELQISCLEKVKSKDEAQRFKLMEKHKLQKLKLSWTLDTVGRVEHSALLRQLVPPPNLQCLEVNGYAGTCLPEYLGELNSLQELKIVRCRHLNALPDSMQKLTSLKDLCIFDCPELDKWCQVEENKKLLAQIPNKNYEEPASTSRQEIVEDETSGNEVEAA; the protein is encoded by the exons ATGGCCCAAGCCCTCGTCCAGAGGGCATGCGCGAAGCTCAGATCCGCGCTAGGAGATGAAGCCGTGGTGCGTTTGAACTTTCCCGCTGACCTGCGTGATATGTTGGAGGCGCTGGAGGCCATTCAGCCGGTGCTGGACGAAGCCGAGATGCGGCTGTTGAGGGATGAATGGGTGGCGCGTTGGCTGCAGCGTGCTTTGAGCGTCGCCTACAAGACCATAGACATTGTGGATGACCTGCAGGACTTGAGATCACAGGCTGCTGCAACG ATGACAAGGATGCTGCCCCGCCTTGCCATCATTAAGAATGCCATGGCCATCCAGGTGCAGCAGACGAAACAACTAGTGATGTCGCTACAGGAGGAGTCAGAATATATAAGAGAAAGGACGACCATATTCCAGGAAATTATTGCGAAACGAGAAACGGGACCAGTTTTGGAGGAAGCAATgattttgggaagaggaccagatAAAGAGAGGATAATAGCCGCACTGCTATCTACTGAGCCCAACATCATGCAAGAGCACATCACCATTCTTCCCATCTTTGGGCTTGCAGGCATCGGCAAGACAACGTTGGCACAAATGGTTTTTAACGATACCCACTCCCTCCACGGCTATGACTTTCGGGTATGGGTTCATGTGTCTCCCCAGTTCGACTTCCATACAATAGGCAAGTCCATTATTTGTAACGTGTCAGGAAGAGGAAAAGAAGATATCAACTATGCTTCTTCAGACATGGAAGGGATGGAGAGTATAATGAAGCGCCTTCACATGCTACTTGATGGTAAGGAGGTGCTCCTTGTTTTGGATGACCTGTGGGAGGAGGACCCCATTCAATTGCAACTTTTGAAGTCCATGTTAATTTTTTTGGGAGACAAGATGGACGTAATAGTAACCACATGCAACCAAGCCATCGCCAGGAAGATCTGGACCGTTGAGCCGTACAAGCTAAATCCGCTCAGTGATGAAACATGCTGGGAAATAATCAAGAAATCAATCCGTTCTGAAGCAGGAGAAGAAGAGTTGGAGAAGATTGGACGGAAGATCGCAAGCAAGTGCTTGGGTTTGCCATCAGCAGCTCGAAAATATGCACGCATGCTAGATTCTTCCCGAGATGCTATAACATGGAGAGAAACCATGGAAACGAATATCTGGTCTATTATTATGAACTACAAGTCAACAACTTTCGAGCTAAGCTACAGGAGTATGCCACCAGATTTGAGGCTATACTTTGCTTATTGTTGTCAAATCTTCCCAAGCGGGCAGAGTATAGTCAAAGATGACCTGGTTCATCAATGGATTGCTCTTCAGCTCGTTGAGCCATCAGAAATATTATCTGCCACACAGATAGCTGAGGAGCATATTTCCAGGCTTCAGGACTTGTCATTCCTTCAAACTGCAGAGCTGGACcac GCCAGTGGAAAAAATGATAAGGGTGCAATCTTGTTCACTATGCACAATCTGCTGCATGGCATCGCGACAACGTTCCTACGAAAtgacagctactccctcc CCACCAATCCTCAGAGGAAACTTCATGAAGACTACCAGCAGTTTCTAAGGGCACTGCGTTGTGTCGGTTGTAGCAAAGTGGAGTTTAAAGACGACTCATTTTCACGTAAGAAAAGCTTACGTGTCCTGGAACTCATAGGGAGCTCCGTGCGGAAGCTACCAGACTCCATCTGTCAACTGAGCCATCTGGGGTATCTTAAGATATCAGAATTCACTGGACTGATTACTCTGCCAGAGTCCTTTGGGCATCTGAAAAATCTGTTCCACATTGACTTATCAGGCTGCTCTGATCTACTAAACCTGCCGGAGTCATTCGGGAagctaatatgcttagttcatgTCAACTTATCAGGCTGCTACGGGTTACTAAACCTACCTGAATCGGTTGGGAAGCTTGTCAATCTGGTGCACATCAATTTGTCAAGCTGCTCTCGGCTTGCAAATCTTCCCGAATCATTTGGGGATCTTTTGAACTTGTCCCATGTCAATCTGTCACGCTGCCATGGACTGGCAGAGCTTCCGGAACCGCTCCAGAAGCTAGGCAAACTGATACACCTGGATTTATCATTCTGGTCTTGTTTTGAAGGGATTGGGGAACGCCTTGGTAGGCTCATCCATCTCGAGCATTTGAACGTGTCGCACCCTTGCTGTCATCTTCCTCAACACCGCTCTCATCTCCAAGGGCTAAAGGATGGTCTGTGCAAGCTCACCAACCTCCGGTATCTGAACTTGTCAGCGTGCCTGAATCCTATCTTTTACTACCATGGAGAGTCACAAGAGGACAATCTCAAATACCTTGGAGAGTGTGTCAGCGGTCTTTCCAGCCTAGAACATTTGGACCTGTCTCATCACACATTTCTTTTTGGTCTGCCTGCGAGTCTAGGTGACCTCAACCACCTGCACACACTTGATCTCTCAGGCTGCATCAGACTCAAGAAGGTTGGTGAAATGAAGCCTCTCAAGGTTATAGATCTGAGGAAGTGCCGGGGTCTAGAGAGTTGCCAATTTGTGGTTCACATTGTTGACGATGAGAATGCGTATAGCAGCAGCAACATTGTTCAGCTGGAGGTGGTAAGTTGCCAAGAGCTCCAGATAAGCTGCCTAGAAAAGGTCAAGTCTAAAGATGAAGCACAGAGATTCAAATTGATGGAGAAACATAAGCTTCAAAAATTGAAGCTTTCTTGGACTTTGGACACTGTCGGGCGAGTGGAGCACAGTGCTTTGTTGAGGCAATTAGTGCCACCACCTAATCTGCAGTGCCTTGAGGTTAACGGTTACGCCGGAACATGCCTCCCGGAGTACTTGGGTGAGCTCAACTCTCTCCAGGAACTCAAGATCGTCCGCTGCAGGCACCTCAACGCGTTACCGGATAGCATGCAGAAACTCACCAGCCTCAAGGATCTGTGTATTTTTGACTGTCCGGAATTGGACAAGTGGTGTCAGGTTGAGGAGAACAAGAAATTGCTGGCGCAGATTCCCAACAAAAATTATGA GGAACCTGCTAGTACTAGCAGGCAGGAGATTGTGGAGGATGAGACATCGGGCAACGAGGTGGAGGCGGCATAG